The Terracoccus luteus genome includes a region encoding these proteins:
- a CDS encoding sugar ABC transporter permease — translation MTTAPPKAPTSSPVASDRLDERLQSREGLGGWVQSWVDRFRGGDLGLLPVIIGIVVIWTTFQVLNPVFLSSANLVNLTLESVSTGVIALGIVFVLLLGQIDLSVGSVSGLSAASVATLFVLKGFPAVVSIAAALALGIVVGLVYTVMFNRFGVPSFVITLAGLLAFLGVQLWMLGEQGSVNLPFDSGLVRFAQVSFMPDAVSYVLVVVAATAVFVTGYLTARTRRAAGLSAPSLQGLAARSAVLLVGLGFAAWYLNRDRGIGWMFAMFLALIVVSNYLLTRTQWGRSIFAVGGNAEAARRSGINVGRVYGWGFVVCSVLAALGGVLAAARLGSATPATGTGDVNLNAIAAAVIGGTSLFGGRGSAWAALVGIIVITSITSGLTLLDLSSGYRFMVTGAVLLLAVALDSVARRSRASHGKG, via the coding sequence ATGACCACCGCACCTCCGAAGGCACCGACCAGCTCTCCGGTCGCGTCCGACCGGCTCGACGAGCGGCTCCAGTCCCGCGAGGGCCTGGGCGGCTGGGTGCAGAGCTGGGTCGACCGCTTCCGCGGCGGCGACCTCGGCCTGCTGCCCGTCATCATCGGCATCGTCGTCATCTGGACGACGTTCCAGGTGCTCAACCCGGTGTTCCTCTCGAGCGCCAACCTCGTCAACCTCACCCTCGAGTCGGTCTCGACCGGCGTCATCGCCCTCGGCATCGTCTTCGTCCTGCTGCTCGGGCAGATCGACCTGTCGGTCGGCTCGGTGAGCGGGCTGTCGGCCGCGAGCGTGGCGACCCTGTTCGTGCTCAAGGGTTTCCCGGCCGTCGTCAGCATCGCGGCCGCGCTCGCCCTCGGCATCGTCGTCGGCCTCGTCTACACGGTGATGTTCAACCGCTTCGGAGTGCCGAGCTTCGTCATCACGCTGGCGGGTCTGCTCGCCTTCCTCGGCGTGCAGCTGTGGATGCTCGGTGAGCAGGGCTCGGTCAACCTGCCCTTCGACTCGGGCCTCGTCCGCTTCGCGCAGGTCTCCTTCATGCCGGATGCCGTCAGCTACGTCCTCGTGGTCGTGGCGGCGACTGCCGTGTTCGTCACCGGCTACCTCACCGCGCGCACGCGGCGGGCCGCCGGTCTGTCCGCACCGTCGCTGCAGGGCCTCGCGGCCCGCAGTGCGGTGCTGCTCGTCGGGCTCGGCTTCGCGGCGTGGTACCTCAACCGCGACCGTGGCATCGGCTGGATGTTCGCGATGTTCCTCGCCCTCATCGTGGTGTCGAACTACCTGCTCACCCGCACGCAGTGGGGGCGCTCGATCTTCGCGGTCGGGGGCAACGCCGAGGCCGCTCGACGGTCGGGCATCAACGTCGGGCGGGTCTACGGCTGGGGCTTCGTCGTCTGCTCCGTGCTCGCGGCGCTCGGCGGCGTCCTCGCCGCCGCCCGGCTCGGCTCGGCCACCCCGGCGACCGGCACCGGCGACGTCAACCTCAACGCCATCGCGGCCGCCGTCATCGGTGGCACGAGCCTCTTCGGTGGTCGCGGCTCGGCGTGGGCGGCGCTCGTCGGCATCATCGTCATCACCTCGATCACGAGCGGCCTCACCCTGCTCGACCTCAGCAGCGGCTACCGCTTCATGGTCACCGGCGCGGTGCTGCTGCTCGCCGTCGCCCTCGACTCGGTCGCGCGCCGCTCCCGCGCGAGCCACGGCAAGGGCTGA
- a CDS encoding GyrI-like domain-containing protein, with product MAPTPVVKVDLRRELVGYRARHGRFDLVTLPPRRYLAVDGAGDPNTSTAYADAVSTVYPVAYSLKAVGRARYGRDHVVMPLEAQWWADDPSVFTTRRDKASWRWTVLLLVPDWLTDDDVAEACAAAAAKGRRPALEALRVVTLDEGLVVQTLHVGPYDDEGPVLAQLHDEVLPARGLRPTGHHHEVYLGDPRRSAPQRLRTILRQSVEHVDVASNPVVN from the coding sequence GTGGCGCCGACTCCGGTCGTCAAGGTCGACCTGCGGCGCGAGCTCGTCGGCTACCGCGCCCGGCACGGCCGGTTCGACCTCGTCACGCTGCCCCCGCGCCGTTACCTCGCCGTCGACGGGGCGGGTGACCCGAACACGTCGACCGCCTACGCCGACGCCGTCTCGACGGTCTACCCGGTCGCCTACTCCCTCAAGGCCGTCGGCCGGGCCCGGTACGGCCGGGACCACGTCGTCATGCCGCTCGAGGCCCAGTGGTGGGCCGACGACCCGTCGGTCTTCACCACCCGCCGCGACAAGGCGTCGTGGCGCTGGACGGTGCTGCTCCTCGTGCCCGACTGGCTGACCGACGACGACGTCGCCGAGGCGTGCGCGGCCGCGGCGGCCAAGGGCCGGCGCCCCGCGCTCGAAGCCCTGCGGGTCGTCACGCTCGACGAAGGGCTCGTCGTGCAGACCCTCCACGTCGGCCCCTACGACGACGAGGGTCCGGTGCTCGCGCAGCTGCACGACGAGGTACTGCCGGCGCGCGGCCTACGCCCCACGGGGCACCACCACGAGGTCTACCTCGGCGACCCACGGCGCTCGGCTCCCCAGCGGTTGCGGACGATCCTGCGTCAGTCGGTCGAGCACGTCGACGTAGCAAGCAACCCCGTCGTCAACTGA
- a CDS encoding sugar-binding transcriptional regulator, translating into MSQLGQHSEPTGTGSRFSDDLMFRAANAYYVGEQNQVQIAESLGVSRPTVSRLLSEARRRGIVEIRVHRPQGEGAAELEEQCATALGIKRVFVSTGSNVASVGARLASGVNRALDEADLQTGDALLISSGQTLYEVVQQDLSPRPGVDVAPMVGGLDEPEPWWQTNELTRLYAQRVGGRAHYLFAPALPSALLSESLKLEPSFKRVTGLWDTAKAALIGVGAPPLLRSQRAAFFPREQRALTASVGDVCSRFFDGAGEPVPYEGAERLVAITPQQLTAMPAAIAVAAGPEKVASIVAAVRGGYLNQLVTDAATARMLVEQAAAVR; encoded by the coding sequence ATGAGCCAGCTCGGCCAGCACTCGGAGCCGACGGGGACCGGCAGCCGCTTCTCCGACGACCTGATGTTCCGGGCCGCCAACGCGTACTACGTCGGCGAGCAGAACCAGGTGCAGATCGCCGAGTCGCTCGGTGTCAGCCGCCCCACCGTCAGCCGACTGCTGTCGGAGGCGCGGCGTCGGGGGATCGTCGAGATCCGGGTGCACCGCCCGCAGGGCGAGGGCGCCGCAGAGCTCGAGGAGCAGTGCGCCACGGCCCTCGGCATCAAGCGCGTCTTCGTCTCGACCGGCAGCAACGTCGCCTCGGTCGGGGCCCGCCTCGCCTCCGGCGTCAACCGCGCGCTCGACGAGGCCGACCTCCAGACGGGCGACGCCCTGCTCATCTCGTCGGGGCAGACCCTGTACGAGGTGGTCCAGCAGGACCTCTCCCCCCGCCCCGGCGTCGACGTCGCCCCCATGGTCGGCGGGCTCGACGAGCCCGAGCCGTGGTGGCAGACGAACGAGCTGACCCGCCTCTACGCCCAGCGAGTCGGCGGCCGGGCGCACTACCTCTTCGCCCCGGCGCTGCCGAGCGCCCTGCTCAGCGAGTCCCTAAAGCTCGAGCCGTCGTTCAAGCGCGTCACCGGCCTGTGGGACACCGCCAAGGCCGCCCTGATCGGCGTCGGCGCCCCGCCGCTGCTGCGGTCGCAGCGCGCCGCCTTCTTCCCGCGCGAGCAGCGGGCCCTCACGGCCAGCGTCGGCGACGTCTGCTCCCGCTTCTTCGACGGCGCCGGCGAGCCCGTCCCCTACGAGGGGGCCGAGCGCCTCGTCGCCATCACCCCCCAGCAGCTCACGGCGATGCCAGCGGCCATCGCCGTCGCCGCCGGCCCCGAGAAGGTCGCGAGCATCGTCGCCGCGGTCCGCGGCGGGTACCTCAACCAGCTCGTCACCGACGCCGCCACCGCGCGCATGCTGGTCGAGCAGGCGGCCGCCGTCCGCTGA
- a CDS encoding adenylyl-sulfate kinase yields the protein MPDESTVRPWRVIVLTGPVGAGKTTTLAALSRRLDHDGIRHVALDLDDVRLVFPRRDDDPFAIALGLADLAAIVPNVRAEAVDLLVLADVVEHPSGRGRYERACPGADVAVVRLSVGVELMRERLRGRESGETVDWYLSRTAELDAAMAAAGVGDVVVEVGRRTPDEVAQDIVTRCRLVPAASEEVR from the coding sequence ATGCCCGACGAGTCGACCGTGCGCCCGTGGCGCGTCATCGTGCTCACCGGGCCGGTGGGCGCAGGGAAGACGACGACTCTCGCAGCGTTGTCACGGCGGCTCGACCACGACGGCATCCGGCACGTCGCCCTCGACCTCGACGACGTGCGCCTCGTGTTCCCACGCCGTGACGACGACCCGTTCGCCATCGCCTTGGGGCTGGCCGACCTCGCCGCCATCGTGCCGAACGTGCGCGCCGAGGCGGTCGACCTCCTGGTGCTCGCCGACGTCGTCGAGCACCCGTCGGGGCGCGGTCGCTACGAGCGGGCCTGCCCCGGTGCGGACGTCGCGGTCGTGCGCCTGTCGGTGGGTGTCGAGCTCATGCGCGAGCGGCTCCGGGGTCGCGAGAGCGGCGAGACGGTCGACTGGTACCTCTCGCGGACGGCCGAGCTCGACGCGGCCATGGCGGCCGCCGGCGTGGGGGACGTCGTCGTGGAGGTCGGGCGGCGCACGCCCGACGAGGTGGCGCAGGACATCGTGACGCGGTGCCGGCTCGTCCCGGCTGCGTCCGAGGAGGTCCGGTGA
- a CDS encoding GNAT family N-acetyltransferase, with amino-acid sequence MTTGSSPWPREAGPLLLRAPRVGDAEQVLRFRNDAGVNRFMVHTHVDPDDLRRDLVEAVTSPTDHSCVAELAERDGEVVAIGFLELRRGSGQPRPAALEEALIGYVVDPVHAGQGVGSALARGLLDAAFDLGARRVVAACFADNPASVRILEGLGMRRERHGVQALWHAELGWVDEYEYAMLASERSVPRSRPLS; translated from the coding sequence GTGACGACGGGCAGCAGTCCGTGGCCCCGTGAGGCCGGCCCGCTGCTGCTGCGCGCGCCGCGCGTGGGCGACGCCGAGCAGGTGCTCCGGTTCCGCAACGACGCGGGCGTGAACCGCTTCATGGTGCACACCCACGTCGACCCCGACGACCTGCGCCGCGACCTCGTCGAGGCGGTGACGAGCCCGACCGACCACTCGTGCGTCGCCGAGCTGGCCGAGCGCGACGGGGAGGTCGTCGCCATCGGGTTCCTCGAGCTGCGGCGCGGCAGCGGTCAGCCTCGACCCGCGGCGCTCGAGGAGGCGCTCATCGGCTACGTCGTCGACCCGGTCCACGCCGGGCAGGGTGTCGGATCCGCGCTGGCGAGGGGTCTGCTCGACGCCGCGTTCGACCTCGGCGCGAGACGGGTGGTGGCGGCGTGCTTCGCCGACAACCCCGCATCTGTGCGCATCCTGGAGGGGCTCGGCATGCGGCGTGAGCGTCACGGGGTGCAGGCGTTGTGGCACGCGGAGCTCGGCTGGGTCGACGAGTACGAGTACGCGATGCTCGCGTCGGAACGGTCTGTGCCCCGGTCGCGCCCGCTCAGTTGA
- a CDS encoding sugar ABC transporter substrate-binding protein encodes MSTTTRRRATFAVAALTSALALAACESQGEPSSGSSVVGGGAVENAKVAFLMPDLASTRYELQDKPLFEAKMKELCPSCTVIYQNADSDASKQQQQANSALAQGAKVLVIDPVDSAGVASTVQAAQSQGAKVIAYDRPSTQAKADFYVSFDNEKIGNLIATSLVEQLKKTNAQGGILEINGSPTDAAAGLIKKGVHSSVDTSGFTLLAEYDTPNWQPAKAQEWTAGQITRFGSKIVGVVAANDGTGGGAIAAFKAAGTKVPPVTGNDAELAAAQRIISGDQFNTISKPIKIVAEAAAESAYSLLQGKAPESKATVFDTPAELFVPEVVTKENIKKVLFDSGIMKASQACTGAYAAGCTELGIK; translated from the coding sequence ATGTCGACCACCACCCGCCGCCGCGCCACGTTCGCCGTCGCCGCGCTCACCTCCGCCCTCGCCCTGGCCGCGTGCGAGAGCCAGGGCGAACCCTCCTCCGGCAGCTCCGTCGTCGGTGGGGGCGCCGTCGAGAACGCCAAGGTCGCCTTCCTCATGCCCGACCTCGCCTCGACCCGTTACGAGCTGCAGGACAAGCCGCTCTTCGAGGCGAAGATGAAGGAGCTGTGCCCCAGCTGCACCGTCATCTACCAGAACGCCGACTCCGACGCGAGCAAGCAGCAGCAGCAAGCGAACTCGGCACTCGCACAGGGAGCCAAGGTCCTCGTCATCGACCCGGTCGACTCTGCCGGTGTCGCCTCGACGGTGCAGGCCGCGCAGTCGCAGGGCGCGAAGGTCATCGCCTACGACCGGCCGAGCACGCAGGCCAAGGCCGACTTCTACGTCTCGTTCGACAACGAGAAGATCGGCAACCTCATCGCCACGAGCCTCGTCGAGCAGCTCAAGAAGACGAACGCCCAGGGCGGCATCCTCGAGATCAACGGCTCCCCGACCGACGCCGCCGCCGGCCTCATCAAGAAGGGCGTCCACAGCTCCGTCGACACGAGCGGGTTCACGCTGCTCGCCGAGTACGACACCCCCAACTGGCAGCCGGCCAAGGCCCAGGAGTGGACCGCCGGGCAGATCACCCGCTTCGGGTCGAAGATCGTCGGCGTCGTCGCGGCGAACGACGGCACGGGCGGTGGCGCCATCGCCGCCTTCAAGGCGGCCGGCACCAAGGTCCCGCCGGTGACGGGCAACGACGCCGAGCTCGCCGCGGCGCAGCGCATCATCAGCGGCGACCAGTTCAACACCATCTCCAAGCCGATCAAGATCGTCGCCGAGGCGGCGGCCGAGAGCGCCTACTCGCTGCTGCAGGGCAAGGCACCCGAGAGCAAGGCGACCGTGTTCGACACCCCCGCAGAGCTGTTCGTCCCCGAGGTCGTCACGAAGGAGAACATCAAGAAGGTCCTCTTCGACAGCGGCATCATGAAGGCGTCGCAGGCCTGCACCGGCGCCTACGCGGCCGGGTGCACCGAGCTCGGGATCAAGTGA
- a CDS encoding FGGY-family carbohydrate kinase codes for MTELVIGVDIGTGSTKGVVATPDGQVVHTASRPHGLELPRPGWAEVDADEVWWGDVVAVTRELVDAVSAAGDVRAVKGFCVSGVGPCFLPTDDEFRPTRKAVLYGIDSRAGDEITELEGRFGADRILEVGGTPLSSQAVGPKALWVRRHEPQTWERTMRWFNSNSFVVARLTGEYVLDHHTASQCDPLYDMAAHEWYRPWCDEVVGDLAMPRLAWPHEVVGHVHAAGAEATGLPVGTPVSVGTVDAWAEAFSAGVRRPGELMLMYGSTMFFVQQVTAPQPHPMLWSTVGVLPGTSSMAAGMSTSGSLTGWVQRLTGDAPFEQLVEEAAAVAPGSDGLLVLPYFAGERTPIFDPRARGLVLGLTLTHGRAELFRAVYEGIAYGIRQILEFLDGPDSPVDRVVAVGGGTQGRLWTQIVSDVTGREQTVPAQAIGASYGDALLAAIGTGLVDPSTDWARAGRTVQPDPARRDLYDGLYEQYVGLYPATRDAMHHLAALQEDDAAGRG; via the coding sequence GTGACCGAGCTCGTCATCGGCGTCGACATCGGGACCGGCAGCACCAAGGGCGTGGTCGCCACACCGGACGGGCAGGTCGTGCACACGGCATCCCGACCGCACGGGCTCGAGCTCCCGCGGCCCGGCTGGGCTGAGGTCGACGCCGACGAGGTCTGGTGGGGCGACGTCGTCGCTGTCACCCGAGAGCTCGTCGACGCCGTCTCCGCGGCCGGGGACGTCAGGGCGGTCAAGGGCTTCTGCGTCAGCGGCGTGGGGCCGTGCTTCCTGCCCACCGACGACGAGTTCCGGCCGACGCGCAAGGCGGTGCTCTACGGCATCGACAGCCGCGCCGGCGACGAGATCACCGAGCTGGAGGGCCGGTTCGGCGCCGACCGCATCCTCGAGGTGGGCGGCACCCCCCTGTCGAGCCAGGCGGTCGGACCCAAGGCGCTGTGGGTGCGGCGGCACGAGCCGCAGACGTGGGAGCGCACGATGCGGTGGTTCAACTCCAACTCCTTCGTCGTCGCCCGCCTCACCGGCGAGTACGTGCTCGACCACCACACCGCGAGCCAGTGCGACCCGCTCTACGACATGGCCGCCCACGAGTGGTACCGCCCGTGGTGCGACGAGGTGGTCGGCGACCTCGCCATGCCCCGCCTGGCCTGGCCCCACGAGGTCGTGGGCCACGTCCACGCCGCAGGCGCGGAGGCGACCGGTCTGCCCGTCGGCACGCCGGTGTCGGTCGGCACGGTCGACGCGTGGGCCGAGGCCTTCAGCGCGGGTGTCCGCCGGCCGGGCGAGCTCATGCTCATGTACGGCTCGACGATGTTCTTCGTGCAGCAGGTCACCGCGCCGCAGCCGCACCCGATGCTGTGGTCGACGGTCGGAGTGCTGCCCGGCACGTCGAGCATGGCCGCCGGTATGTCGACGTCGGGCAGCCTCACCGGCTGGGTGCAGCGGCTCACCGGCGACGCCCCCTTCGAACAGCTCGTCGAGGAGGCGGCCGCCGTCGCCCCCGGCTCCGACGGCCTGCTCGTGCTGCCCTACTTCGCCGGCGAGCGCACCCCGATCTTCGACCCGCGGGCGCGGGGGCTGGTGCTCGGTCTGACGCTGACCCACGGGCGGGCCGAGCTGTTCCGAGCGGTCTACGAGGGGATCGCGTACGGCATCCGGCAGATCCTCGAGTTCCTCGACGGCCCGGACTCCCCCGTCGACCGCGTCGTGGCCGTCGGTGGCGGGACCCAGGGTCGGCTGTGGACCCAGATCGTCAGCGACGTCACGGGCCGCGAGCAGACCGTGCCCGCCCAGGCCATCGGCGCGAGCTACGGCGACGCCCTGCTCGCCGCCATCGGGACGGGTCTCGTCGACCCCTCGACCGACTGGGCCCGGGCCGGGCGGACGGTGCAGCCCGACCCCGCCCGACGCGACCTCTACGACGGTCTGTACGAGCAGTACGTCGGCCTGTACCCCGCGACCCGCGACGCGATGCACCACCTGGCGGCCCTGCAGGAGGACGACGCCGCCGGGCGAGGGTGA
- a CDS encoding DUF1059 domain-containing protein, giving the protein MKTMTCHDLGGPCDTAHRGESADDVIQAQDAHLKAAQESGDESHREAADAMAARWKDPAGGMGWYQDTQQRFADLPED; this is encoded by the coding sequence ATGAAGACCATGACCTGCCACGACCTCGGCGGACCCTGCGACACGGCCCACCGCGGCGAGAGCGCCGACGACGTCATCCAGGCCCAGGACGCCCATCTCAAGGCGGCCCAGGAGTCGGGCGACGAGTCGCACCGTGAGGCGGCCGACGCCATGGCGGCGCGCTGGAAGGACCCGGCCGGCGGCATGGGGTGGTACCAGGACACCCAGCAGCGCTTCGCCGACCTGCCGGAGGACTGA
- a CDS encoding APC family permease, protein MAAPDTPDTENVRDTAVGDHSETGGPRSLRRRVTTPLLLVFVLGDVLGAGIYALVGTLEAEVGGAVWLPLVIALLLALLTAGSYAELVTKYPRSGASAVFVQRAFGRPVLSFLVGFAMLGAGLTSAAALATAFAGEYLQELVATPEVPTAIVFLVLVALVNARGISESLRANIVMTLVELTGLVLVVVAAVVLLGSGGGDVSRVTDLSTAGEGTALWSALGGAVFLAFYSYVGFETSANIAEETVDPRRSYPTALLGGVAIAGVAYLVVGLAVSASLPADRAASGDGPFLEIMAVSPLSVPGGLFSVIALVAIANGALLTMIMASRLAYGMATEGLLPSPLAAVLPGRRTPGAAIAATTLVAVVLLLTGGLEAPASTTVLLLLVVFFFVNVCVLVLRREGKSPLAAQEEVDDTHGTDTDVGAGRGDRDHFRIPTVLPVLGAASCVVLATQQEAESYLRAALVLLVGLALYGVQALARRRDRTPGAA, encoded by the coding sequence ATGGCCGCCCCTGACACGCCCGACACCGAGAACGTCCGCGACACCGCCGTCGGCGACCACTCGGAGACGGGTGGGCCGCGGTCGCTGCGGCGCAGGGTCACCACCCCTCTCCTGCTCGTCTTCGTCCTGGGCGACGTGCTCGGGGCCGGCATCTACGCCCTCGTCGGCACTCTCGAGGCCGAGGTCGGCGGGGCGGTCTGGCTCCCCCTCGTCATCGCCCTGCTGCTCGCGCTGCTCACCGCCGGCAGCTACGCCGAGCTGGTGACGAAGTACCCGCGGTCAGGCGCCTCGGCCGTCTTCGTCCAGCGCGCGTTCGGGCGCCCGGTGCTCTCGTTCCTCGTCGGGTTCGCCATGCTCGGCGCCGGACTCACGTCCGCCGCCGCCCTCGCCACCGCGTTCGCCGGCGAGTACCTGCAAGAGCTCGTCGCCACTCCCGAGGTGCCGACCGCCATCGTCTTCCTCGTGCTCGTCGCCCTCGTCAACGCGCGCGGCATCAGCGAGTCGCTGCGGGCCAACATCGTCATGACGCTCGTCGAGCTCACCGGGCTCGTGCTCGTCGTCGTCGCGGCCGTCGTGCTGCTCGGCTCGGGCGGCGGCGACGTCTCGAGGGTCACCGACCTGTCGACGGCCGGGGAGGGCACAGCTCTCTGGTCGGCCCTCGGCGGGGCCGTCTTCCTCGCCTTCTACTCCTACGTCGGCTTCGAGACGTCGGCCAACATCGCGGAGGAGACCGTCGACCCCCGCCGGTCCTACCCCACGGCGCTGCTCGGCGGCGTCGCCATCGCGGGGGTCGCGTACCTCGTCGTCGGGCTCGCGGTGTCGGCGTCGCTGCCGGCCGACCGTGCGGCATCCGGCGACGGCCCCTTCCTCGAGATCATGGCCGTGTCCCCGCTCTCGGTGCCGGGCGGGCTGTTCTCCGTCATCGCGCTGGTCGCCATCGCGAACGGCGCCCTGCTGACGATGATCATGGCCTCCCGCCTCGCCTACGGCATGGCGACGGAGGGGCTGCTCCCCTCGCCCCTCGCTGCGGTGCTGCCGGGTCGGCGCACGCCGGGGGCAGCCATCGCCGCGACGACGCTCGTCGCCGTCGTGCTCCTGCTCACCGGCGGCCTCGAGGCCCCGGCGTCGACGACCGTGCTGCTCCTGCTCGTCGTCTTCTTCTTCGTCAACGTCTGCGTGCTCGTCCTGCGCCGCGAGGGCAAGAGCCCGCTCGCCGCCCAAGAGGAGGTCGACGACACCCACGGCACGGACACGGATGTCGGGGCCGGGCGGGGTGACCGCGACCACTTCCGGATCCCCACCGTGCTGCCGGTGCTCGGAGCGGCGTCGTGCGTCGTGCTCGCCACCCAGCAGGAGGCCGAGAGCTACCTGCGGGCGGCGCTCGTGCTGCTCGTCGGGCTCGCCCTCTACGGGGTCCAGGCGCTCGCCCGGCGCCGCGACCGCACCCCCGGCGCCGCGTAG
- a CDS encoding alcohol dehydrogenase catalytic domain-containing protein: MQAVVNHGPERYALETVPVPVPGPGEALVRVEAVGICASDLKCYHGAAKFWGDESRAAWAETEVIPGHEFVGRVEQLDDEAAARWGIAVGDRVTSEQIVPCWQCAYCKRGAYWMCAPHDIYGFKRRTPGAMAQYMVFPADALVHRVPGDLPPAHAAFIEPLSCALHAVERAGIRFGDVVVVAGCGPIGLGMVAGAAATSPAAVVALDSADHKLDLARRCGATHTVNIARDDVVAAVHALTDGLGADVYLEGSGHPSAVLQGLTLLRKMGTFVEYSVFGSDVTVDWTIISDDKELDVRGAHLGPHCWPAAARMLESGRLPLADIVTHELPLSEFQRGLDLVGDGTASIKVALIPG, translated from the coding sequence ATGCAGGCGGTCGTCAACCACGGACCGGAGCGCTACGCCCTCGAGACCGTGCCCGTCCCGGTCCCCGGGCCCGGCGAGGCCCTCGTCCGCGTCGAGGCGGTCGGCATCTGCGCCAGCGACCTCAAGTGCTACCACGGCGCCGCGAAGTTCTGGGGCGACGAGTCGCGCGCGGCCTGGGCCGAGACCGAGGTCATCCCCGGTCACGAGTTCGTCGGTCGGGTGGAGCAGCTCGACGACGAGGCGGCCGCCCGCTGGGGCATCGCGGTCGGCGACCGCGTGACGTCGGAGCAGATCGTGCCGTGCTGGCAGTGCGCGTACTGCAAGCGCGGGGCCTACTGGATGTGCGCGCCCCACGACATCTACGGCTTCAAGCGGCGCACCCCCGGCGCCATGGCGCAGTACATGGTCTTCCCGGCCGACGCCCTCGTGCACCGGGTGCCCGGCGACCTGCCGCCCGCGCACGCCGCCTTCATCGAGCCCCTCAGCTGCGCCCTCCACGCGGTAGAGCGAGCCGGCATCCGGTTCGGTGACGTCGTGGTCGTCGCGGGATGCGGACCCATCGGGCTCGGCATGGTGGCCGGTGCCGCTGCCACCTCCCCCGCCGCGGTCGTCGCTCTCGACTCGGCCGACCACAAGCTCGATCTGGCCCGCAGGTGCGGGGCGACCCACACCGTCAACATCGCCCGCGACGACGTCGTCGCCGCCGTGCACGCCCTCACCGACGGCCTCGGCGCCGACGTCTACCTCGAGGGCAGCGGGCACCCGAGCGCGGTGCTCCAGGGGCTGACCCTGCTGCGCAAGATGGGCACCTTCGTCGAGTACAGCGTCTTCGGGTCCGACGTCACCGTCGACTGGACGATCATCAGCGACGACAAGGAGCTCGACGTCCGCGGCGCCCACCTCGGCCCGCACTGCTGGCCGGCCGCGGCCCGCATGCTCGAGTCGGGCCGGCTCCCGCTCGCCGACATCGTCACCCACGAGCTGCCGCTCAGCGAGTTCCAGCGGGGCCTCGACCTCGTCGGCGACGGCACCGCCTCCATCAAGGTCGCCCTCATCCCGGGCTGA